The Alkalibacter saccharofermentans DSM 14828 genome has a window encoding:
- the nifB gene encoding nitrogenase cofactor biosynthesis protein NifB, which translates to MRNCRGCDGKNTDSPYLKSGLSSEVQQKTLKHPCYNKEAHDNARIHLPVAPKCNIKCKFCNRKFDCQNESRPGVTSNLLTPQKALETFDYYNEQVDNLTVMGIAGPGDALANFNKTKKTVELIKEKYPEVAICLSTNGLMLPIYAKELKELGITHLTVTINAVDPDIGEKIYDSIYYNGKLITGRNAAKILLDNQLEGLAKLKEMDIMCKVNIVAIKGVNDGHVKEIVKKVKSLGVTFTNIMSLIPVAGTEFENHEKLTEGELKAIRKSCEKLVTQMYHCRQCRADAVGKLGEDKDSEKRKIS; encoded by the coding sequence ATGCGTAACTGCAGAGGATGCGATGGAAAGAATACAGATAGCCCTTATCTTAAATCTGGATTATCATCTGAGGTTCAACAAAAGACGCTCAAACATCCTTGTTACAACAAGGAGGCTCATGACAATGCTAGGATACATCTGCCGGTAGCGCCAAAGTGCAATATCAAATGCAAGTTCTGCAACAGAAAATTTGACTGTCAAAATGAAAGCAGACCTGGCGTCACTAGTAATTTATTGACTCCACAAAAAGCCCTTGAAACATTTGACTACTACAACGAGCAAGTTGACAATCTTACTGTAATGGGTATAGCTGGTCCCGGAGATGCTCTGGCCAATTTCAACAAGACTAAAAAGACTGTAGAACTTATAAAGGAAAAATACCCAGAGGTTGCCATATGTCTTTCAACCAACGGGCTGATGCTTCCCATCTATGCTAAAGAGCTTAAAGAGCTGGGAATTACCCACCTTACGGTTACCATAAATGCAGTGGATCCTGATATAGGAGAAAAGATATACGACAGTATCTACTACAACGGGAAATTGATAACGGGAAGGAATGCTGCAAAGATACTACTGGACAACCAGCTGGAAGGTCTGGCTAAATTGAAGGAAATGGACATAATGTGCAAAGTAAACATAGTAGCTATTAAAGGCGTCAATGACGGGCATGTGAAAGAGATTGTTAAAAAAGTCAAGTCATTAGGCGTGACATTTACAAATATAATGTCATTAATCCCGGTAGCGGGCACGGAGTTTGAAAATCATGAGAAGCTCACTGAAGGAGAGCTAAAAGCAATCAGAAAGAGCTGTGAGAAATTGGTAACTCAAATGTACCACTGCAGACAGTGCAGGGCGGATGCAGTAGGCAAGCTTGGTGAGGATAAGGATTCGGAAAAGAGAAAAATAAGCTAG
- a CDS encoding (2Fe-2S) ferredoxin domain-containing protein encodes MEKLKHHIFVCGSARLVGENKGFCLQKDAVDIVLNFNEEIQDRDLDGEVMVTSTGCMGICSKGPIVVVYPEQTWYGKVTPDDVEEIVDALEEEEKVERLII; translated from the coding sequence ATGGAAAAATTGAAGCATCATATTTTTGTATGTGGAAGCGCTAGACTGGTAGGTGAAAACAAAGGTTTTTGCCTGCAAAAGGATGCAGTGGATATAGTGCTAAACTTCAATGAAGAGATTCAAGACAGAGACCTGGACGGGGAAGTGATGGTCACCAGTACCGGATGCATGGGTATATGCTCAAAAGGGCCCATCGTAGTCGTTTATCCTGAACAGACCTGGTACGGGAAGGTGACTCCTGATGATGTTGAGGAAATAGTAGATGCCCTTGAAGAGGAAGAAAAAGTTGAAAGGCTTATTATTTAA
- a CDS encoding homocitrate synthase/isopropylmalate synthase family protein, whose protein sequence is MKLHIVDTTLRDGEQAPGINFSFKQKINMVKAMDKAGVDVIEAGIPAMGKEEIKVLQALNSLDISSELMTWNRMKQEDVESSLMTGIESLHISAPVSDIMIKSKLGSDRDHILRETNRLVEYSVKKGCKVSVGAEDASRSDRKFLQKFFKTVVESGAVRVRYADTVGRLNPYTVWEEIMPLKILLPVSIDFHGHNDFGMATANAFSAFKAGADHISCTVNGIGERAGNTSLDEIVLSLIYMENVIASINIGELARLSKLVEKYSRVRVHPAKPVVGKDVFTHESGIHVDGMIKDRDNYQYLNPDIIGRKHKFVLGKHSGIKSVKYIYKSKGINLTEQQAIKILDKLKKKPY, encoded by the coding sequence ATGAAGCTTCACATTGTGGATACCACTTTAAGAGATGGGGAACAGGCTCCCGGAATAAACTTTTCATTTAAGCAAAAGATAAACATGGTTAAGGCTATGGACAAGGCGGGAGTGGACGTAATTGAAGCCGGAATTCCCGCCATGGGTAAAGAAGAGATAAAGGTTTTGCAGGCATTAAACTCACTAGATATATCATCAGAGCTTATGACATGGAATAGGATGAAACAGGAAGATGTAGAAAGCTCTTTGATGACTGGAATCGAAAGCCTTCATATTTCTGCTCCCGTATCTGATATCATGATAAAAAGCAAACTGGGTTCTGACAGGGATCATATTTTAAGAGAAACTAATAGACTAGTTGAGTATTCAGTAAAAAAAGGATGCAAGGTGTCTGTTGGTGCTGAGGATGCTTCCAGGAGTGACAGGAAATTTCTTCAGAAATTTTTTAAAACCGTAGTGGAGTCAGGTGCTGTGAGAGTGAGATATGCCGATACTGTCGGGAGGTTAAATCCATATACCGTTTGGGAAGAAATTATGCCATTAAAGATACTTCTTCCTGTATCAATTGATTTTCACGGACATAACGACTTTGGCATGGCAACGGCAAATGCTTTCAGTGCATTCAAGGCAGGCGCGGACCATATAAGCTGTACCGTCAACGGAATAGGGGAACGGGCTGGAAATACTTCCCTTGACGAGATAGTGCTCAGCCTTATATACATGGAAAATGTGATCGCGTCGATCAATATTGGAGAACTTGCCAGGCTGTCAAAGCTAGTTGAAAAGTATTCCAGGGTAAGAGTGCACCCCGCCAAACCCGTGGTAGGAAAAGATGTTTTCACCCATGAATCGGGAATACACGTGGATGGAATGATAAAGGACAGGGATAATTACCAATATTTAAATCCGGATATAATAGGAAGGAAGCATAAATTCGTATTGGGGAAACACTCCGGCATTAAATCCGTAAAATACATATACAAATCAAAGGGAATAAATCTAACGGAACAGCAGGCAATAAAAATATTGGACAAGCTGAAGAAAAAACCATACTGA
- the queA gene encoding tRNA preQ1(34) S-adenosylmethionine ribosyltransferase-isomerase QueA, with the protein MKTRDFNFELPQELIAQHPIEKRDASRLMVIDRNTGDIHHKNFFDVTHHLKAGDTLVLNNTRVMPARLYGKNKDREGVVEILLLKRTEKDEWETMVKPGKKAKLGDVLVFEDVLQGEVVSIKEDGLRIIRFQYEGIFENILDKLGHMPLPPYIKETLSDKERYQTVYSKEVGSAAAPTAGLHFTGELLEKIKKKGVNIAYITLHVGIGTFRPVKVDDVTKHKMHSEYYSIDEKTAEMLNHTRDNGGRIIAVGTTSVRTLETVAQRGFPLKSCSGWTDIFIYPPHDFQAVDGMITNFHLPESTLLMLVSAFAQKDLIMGAYKKAVEEKYRFFSFGDSMIII; encoded by the coding sequence ATGAAAACAAGAGATTTTAATTTTGAATTGCCACAGGAGCTCATAGCCCAGCATCCGATAGAAAAAAGAGACGCCTCAAGACTGATGGTCATAGACAGGAATACCGGAGACATTCATCATAAGAATTTTTTTGATGTTACCCACCATCTAAAAGCAGGTGACACCCTTGTGCTAAATAACACAAGGGTGATGCCCGCGAGGCTTTACGGAAAAAATAAAGACAGAGAAGGAGTGGTTGAGATACTGCTTCTTAAAAGAACCGAAAAAGATGAATGGGAAACCATGGTAAAGCCCGGGAAAAAAGCCAAGCTAGGGGATGTGCTGGTTTTTGAAGATGTCTTGCAGGGAGAAGTTGTATCTATAAAGGAAGATGGGTTAAGAATAATAAGGTTTCAATATGAAGGGATATTTGAAAATATTTTGGATAAATTGGGACATATGCCTCTGCCACCTTACATTAAGGAGACGTTATCCGACAAGGAACGATATCAGACTGTCTATTCGAAAGAGGTTGGCTCGGCAGCTGCACCAACTGCAGGTCTTCATTTTACTGGAGAGCTATTGGAGAAGATTAAGAAGAAGGGTGTCAACATAGCATATATAACTCTCCATGTCGGGATCGGAACCTTTAGACCCGTGAAAGTGGATGACGTAACAAAGCACAAAATGCACTCCGAGTATTATTCCATCGATGAAAAGACTGCTGAGATGCTAAACCATACAAGGGATAATGGGGGTAGGATAATAGCCGTGGGCACCACATCGGTAAGGACTTTGGAAACTGTAGCCCAAAGAGGATTTCCCTTGAAATCATGCAGCGGATGGACGGATATTTTCATTTATCCTCCCCATGATTTTCAGGCTGTCGATGGAATGATTACGAATTTCCATCTGCCTGAATCCACTCTTTTGATGCTGGTATCAGCTTTTGCGCAAAAGGATTTGATAATGGGTGCTTATAAAAAAGCTGTTGAAGAAAAATACAGGTTTTTTAGTTTTGGCGATAGCATGATTATTATATAA
- the tgt gene encoding tRNA guanosine(34) transglycosylase Tgt: protein MMAVRYEHIKTCKQTGARLGRLHTPHGIIETPIFMPVGTQATVKSLTPEDIKSTGAQVILSNTYHLYIRPGTEVIKKAGGLHKFMNWDMPILTDSGGYQVFSLGDLRRIEEEGVTFRSHLDGSKHFISPEDAIKIQNILGSDIIMAFDECTPYPADYQYAKKSMERTLRWAQRCKDAHTNTQNQALFGIVQGGMYDDLRVESAKETVKIGFPGYAIGGLSVGEPKELMYKALDAVVPHLPEDKARYLMGVGSIDALFEGVLRGIDMFDCVLQTRIARNGTAMTSSGKVVIKNAKYEMDFSPLDPECDCYTCKNFTKAYLRHLIKANEILGLRLLSSHNLHFTLKTMGNIRKAILEDRLADYKDEFFNKYRY from the coding sequence ATAATGGCTGTTAGATACGAGCACATAAAGACATGCAAGCAAACAGGAGCGAGGCTGGGAAGACTGCACACACCCCATGGAATAATAGAAACGCCTATATTCATGCCTGTTGGAACTCAAGCAACTGTAAAGAGCCTGACTCCTGAAGACATAAAAAGCACAGGAGCTCAAGTCATACTTTCTAATACATACCACCTTTACATTAGACCGGGAACAGAGGTAATAAAAAAAGCGGGTGGTCTGCATAAATTCATGAACTGGGATATGCCTATACTTACAGACAGCGGAGGATATCAGGTTTTTAGTTTAGGGGACTTGAGAAGAATTGAAGAGGAAGGCGTAACCTTCAGAAGTCATCTGGATGGATCTAAGCATTTCATTTCACCGGAGGATGCAATAAAGATTCAAAATATATTGGGCTCTGACATAATCATGGCATTTGATGAGTGTACTCCATATCCGGCTGACTATCAGTATGCAAAAAAATCCATGGAGCGAACCTTAAGATGGGCACAACGTTGCAAGGATGCTCATACCAATACCCAAAACCAGGCATTGTTCGGTATAGTTCAAGGTGGAATGTACGACGATTTAAGGGTGGAAAGCGCCAAGGAAACCGTAAAGATTGGATTTCCCGGCTACGCGATTGGAGGACTGAGCGTAGGAGAGCCTAAAGAACTGATGTACAAGGCCCTAGATGCTGTAGTGCCTCACTTGCCGGAAGACAAAGCCAGATACCTTATGGGAGTGGGCAGCATCGATGCCCTTTTTGAGGGTGTCTTGCGGGGCATTGACATGTTTGACTGCGTTTTGCAAACTAGAATAGCAAGAAATGGAACTGCAATGACAAGCAGCGGTAAAGTAGTCATAAAAAACGCAAAATACGAGATGGATTTTTCTCCCCTTGACCCGGAATGTGACTGCTATACATGTAAAAATTTCACTAAAGCCTATTTGAGGCATTTGATCAAGGCTAATGAGATACTTGGGCTAAGGCTATTGTCATCTCATAATTTGCATTTTACACTTAAAACTATGGGAAATATCAGAAAAGCGATTTTAGAAGACAGGCTTGCTGATTACAAGGATGAATTTTTCAATAAATATAGATATTAG
- the yajC gene encoding preprotein translocase subunit YajC, which yields MNLQELLSFLPIIAVFGFFYFFVIRPQSKQQKKIQSMRNELRKGDKIVTIGGFYGKIIAFKDDVLTVELKPDNIKVQITRAAVADVLNKTEEDIDRSE from the coding sequence ATGAACTTACAGGAATTACTTTCATTCTTGCCGATTATTGCGGTTTTTGGATTCTTCTACTTTTTTGTCATTAGACCGCAAAGCAAACAACAAAAGAAAATTCAAAGCATGAGAAATGAGCTTAGAAAAGGAGACAAAATCGTTACTATAGGAGGGTTTTACGGAAAAATCATAGCCTTCAAAGATGACGTTTTGACTGTTGAGCTTAAACCTGACAATATCAAGGTTCAAATTACCAGAGCAGCTGTAGCAGATGTTTTAAACAAGACTGAAGAAGATATTGACAGGTCTGAATAA
- the scfA gene encoding six-cysteine ranthipeptide SCIFF, whose translation MKHIKVINLGELNKVEGKGCGECQTSCQSACKTSCTVGNQKCENNEQ comes from the coding sequence ATGAAACACATTAAAGTTATCAATTTGGGAGAGTTGAACAAAGTTGAGGGAAAAGGCTGTGGCGAATGCCAGACATCCTGCCAATCTGCCTGCAAAACCTCGTGTACAGTAGGAAATCAAAAATGTGAAAATAACGAGCAGTAA
- the scfB gene encoding thioether cross-link-forming SCIFF peptide maturase, giving the protein MIHKYELNGYHILLDINSGSVFEIDEPTYDLLDYFPDKDKAIISLKGKYPEFDLDEAWGEIDNLKNQGILFSDDIVLEEDLMKNHDVKAMCLHVSHDCNMRCGYCFASEGSFEGEKGLMDLETGKKAIDFLIQNSGNRRHLEVDFFGGEPLMNLEVVKALVEYARGKETESGKMFRFTMTTNGLLLNEDIMDYLDANMANIVLSIDGREETNDKMRKTLNDEGTYKHIIEKIKKMSEKRGAKDHYIRGTFTKNNLDFSKDVLDLADKGFPSISVEPVVATPENYYALGEEDISVLKKEYEKLADEYLRYSGENKGFNFFHFNIDLHAGPCAYKRVSGCGAGTDYVAVTPTGEVYPCHQFVGKEEFILGNLDTGIIDQKIRKKFEEVNLTDKKTCKDCWAKYYCGGGCFANAHNFNDDISIPYEIGCELEKKRIECAIMIKVAQQNR; this is encoded by the coding sequence GTGATACATAAATATGAATTAAACGGATATCATATACTGCTGGATATCAATTCCGGCTCGGTATTTGAAATAGATGAACCTACCTACGATTTATTGGATTATTTCCCCGATAAAGACAAAGCGATCATCAGCTTAAAGGGCAAGTACCCTGAATTCGACCTGGATGAGGCTTGGGGAGAAATTGATAACTTGAAAAACCAAGGAATCCTTTTCAGCGACGATATAGTCCTGGAAGAAGATTTGATGAAAAACCACGATGTAAAAGCAATGTGCCTTCACGTTTCCCATGACTGTAACATGAGGTGCGGATATTGTTTTGCCTCGGAGGGGAGCTTCGAAGGTGAGAAGGGACTTATGGACCTGGAGACCGGAAAAAAAGCCATAGATTTTTTAATTCAAAATTCAGGTAATAGAAGACACCTTGAAGTTGATTTTTTCGGTGGAGAGCCATTGATGAATCTCGAAGTGGTGAAAGCCTTGGTGGAGTACGCCAGAGGTAAAGAAACAGAGTCAGGAAAGATGTTTAGATTCACCATGACAACAAACGGTCTTTTGTTAAATGAAGATATAATGGATTATCTGGACGCTAATATGGCGAATATAGTTCTTAGCATAGACGGCAGAGAAGAAACAAACGATAAAATGCGAAAAACGCTAAACGATGAGGGCACATACAAACACATTATAGAAAAAATCAAAAAAATGTCTGAAAAAAGAGGTGCCAAGGATCATTATATCAGAGGAACATTTACCAAGAACAACCTCGACTTTTCAAAAGATGTTCTGGATTTAGCTGATAAAGGATTCCCAAGCATTTCTGTAGAACCAGTCGTAGCGACGCCGGAGAACTATTATGCTCTAGGAGAAGAGGATATTTCTGTGCTAAAAAAAGAATATGAAAAACTGGCAGATGAGTATCTAAGATATTCCGGAGAAAATAAAGGGTTCAATTTTTTTCATTTCAACATAGACCTCCATGCAGGGCCGTGTGCTTATAAAAGGGTATCAGGGTGTGGTGCAGGAACTGATTACGTAGCGGTAACTCCAACTGGGGAGGTATACCCATGTCACCAGTTTGTAGGAAAAGAAGAATTCATTCTTGGCAATCTTGATACAGGCATAATCGATCAAAAAATCAGAAAAAAATTTGAAGAAGTCAATCTTACTGACAAGAAAACCTGTAAGGATTGCTGGGCAAAGTACTACTGCGGTGGTGGATGTTTCGCTAATGCGCACAACTTCAATGATGATATTTCAATACCATATGAAATAGGATGCGAATTGGAGAAAAAACGCATCGAATGCGCCATAATGATAAAAGTAGCTCAGCAAAACAGATAA
- the secD gene encoding protein translocase subunit SecD, with protein sequence MKSKSRIKLAVLLLLVISAGWVLLNGLSIGTYRVLPVKEAINYGLDLTGGVYVVLEAQDSEDDPVTDDKINRAIATIRQRIDGLGVSEPVIARQGDKRIRVSIPDIQDQQQALEIIGKTAQLEFLSPEGEVVITGAHVEDSNAIYQTNNLGIEEAVVSLKLNSEGTQAFAQATEEYLGQVIEIRLDGEVISAPVVNSVISDGEAVIQGMRNIEEAGNLAMLIRAGALPVQLDPVEIRSIGPTLGQDSFDKSVMGGMIGIALVLAFMLLYYRAPGFVACVSLGIYILLFLLTAALIGFTLTLPGIAGIILSIGMAVDANVIIFERIREELRLGKSLMPALDAGFRRGFTTIIDSNVTTLIAGVVLFALGSGSVRGFAVTLMIGIGLSLFTTLLITKRILKLFINTSLVNNKKMYGA encoded by the coding sequence ATGAAAAGCAAAAGCAGAATTAAGCTGGCAGTATTGCTGCTTCTTGTTATATCCGCAGGCTGGGTTCTTCTTAATGGACTTTCGATAGGAACCTACCGTGTTCTTCCTGTTAAGGAGGCTATCAATTACGGCCTTGATTTAACCGGGGGGGTTTATGTGGTGCTGGAAGCACAGGACAGCGAGGATGACCCTGTGACAGATGATAAAATAAACAGGGCAATTGCTACGATCAGACAGAGGATCGATGGATTGGGAGTATCAGAACCTGTTATAGCAAGACAAGGAGATAAAAGGATCCGGGTATCGATACCGGACATACAAGATCAACAACAGGCTTTAGAAATTATAGGAAAGACAGCTCAACTGGAATTTTTAAGTCCTGAAGGCGAAGTTGTGATTACCGGTGCCCATGTTGAGGATTCAAACGCTATTTATCAAACAAACAACCTGGGCATTGAAGAAGCGGTGGTTTCACTTAAATTGAACTCTGAAGGCACCCAGGCGTTTGCCCAGGCGACGGAAGAGTATTTAGGCCAAGTAATCGAGATAAGACTGGACGGCGAAGTTATTTCGGCACCAGTGGTCAATAGTGTTATTTCAGATGGTGAAGCTGTTATTCAAGGAATGAGAAATATCGAAGAAGCAGGAAACTTGGCTATGCTTATTAGAGCAGGTGCACTGCCTGTTCAGCTTGACCCCGTGGAAATCCGTTCTATCGGTCCGACCCTTGGACAGGATTCCTTTGATAAAAGCGTTATGGGCGGCATGATAGGAATTGCTTTGGTTCTTGCGTTCATGTTGCTCTATTATAGGGCCCCTGGCTTTGTGGCCTGCGTTTCACTGGGAATCTATATCCTTTTGTTCCTCCTAACTGCGGCATTGATAGGTTTCACTCTCACTTTGCCGGGAATAGCCGGAATAATCCTGTCCATCGGCATGGCAGTTGATGCAAATGTAATTATATTTGAACGAATAAGAGAAGAATTAAGGCTTGGCAAGTCCTTGATGCCAGCGCTAGATGCCGGTTTCAGAAGAGGTTTTACCACAATAATAGATTCAAACGTCACGACTTTAATCGCGGGTGTGGTGTTGTTTGCCCTTGGCAGTGGTTCAGTAAGAGGTTTTGCAGTGACTCTTATGATCGGTATCGGGTTAAGCTTGTTTACGACGTTGCTTATAACTAAACGGATTTTAAAATTGTTTATAAATACTTCACTGGTAAACAACAAAAAAATGTACGGGGCGTAA
- the secF gene encoding protein translocase subunit SecF: MKVNITKNHNKFFMLSAVLLIISVGALLFNGLNLGIDFIGGTIVQVDLNQEFETGDVREFTDKFDESADITYAGEDRHQMIISTRVDMEEDQRAQLIDDLTEKYGSETEVLSIDNVSATIGNELKSQALLAVGVAILGMLVYITFRFEFLFGIAAIIALVHDVIIVLGVYALFGIQVNTPFIAAILTILGYSINDTIVVFDRIRENRSKYKRNDFVNLVDNSIHQTLRRSINTSLTTILAISALYFVGVQSIKDFTLPMIVGFVSGTYSSIFIASSFWYMVKERRRTDIKVK; this comes from the coding sequence ATGAAGGTAAATATAACAAAAAATCACAATAAATTTTTCATGCTCTCCGCCGTGCTTTTAATTATCAGCGTAGGTGCATTGCTTTTCAACGGTCTGAATTTGGGTATAGATTTTATTGGAGGGACTATTGTACAAGTAGACTTAAATCAAGAATTTGAGACTGGAGATGTAAGGGAATTCACCGATAAATTCGATGAAAGCGCTGATATTACATATGCGGGTGAAGACAGGCATCAAATGATTATAAGTACTAGGGTTGATATGGAAGAGGATCAAAGAGCGCAGCTGATCGATGACCTTACGGAAAAGTATGGAAGCGAAACAGAGGTTTTATCTATAGACAATGTTAGCGCAACCATAGGTAATGAGTTGAAATCCCAGGCTCTGCTAGCAGTAGGAGTGGCAATTTTAGGAATGCTTGTCTACATAACTTTTAGATTTGAGTTCTTATTTGGAATCGCAGCGATTATTGCCTTGGTGCACGACGTAATTATAGTACTTGGCGTTTACGCTCTATTTGGCATTCAGGTCAATACGCCTTTTATAGCGGCCATACTTACGATTTTAGGTTATTCAATAAATGATACTATAGTAGTATTTGACAGAATAAGGGAGAATAGAAGCAAGTACAAGAGAAATGACTTCGTAAACCTGGTTGACAATAGCATACACCAGACCTTGAGAAGATCTATAAACACATCACTTACGACGATTCTCGCGATTTCAGCCCTTTATTTCGTAGGGGTTCAATCAATAAAGGATTTCACGCTGCCTATGATAGTAGGTTTCGTGAGCGGCACATATTCTTCAATATTTATAGCAAGCTCATTTTGGTACATGGTTAAAGAGAGACGAAGAACAGATATAAAAGTAAAATAA
- a CDS encoding LapA family protein gives MQAGFIVSIVFAILVTIFALQNAQPVDVKFFTFHGQASLALVILVSVAFGAAILGLFNFYSKLKHSKDAKALKKRISILESDLKNCRSDSESIAADCLHEEESSEESIKNNQDDTDNGEEIN, from the coding sequence ATGCAGGCAGGATTTATAGTATCGATTGTTTTTGCAATACTGGTTACTATTTTTGCGCTTCAAAACGCACAACCCGTCGACGTCAAGTTCTTTACCTTCCATGGACAAGCCTCTCTCGCGCTTGTTATACTAGTTTCAGTTGCCTTTGGAGCAGCGATTTTAGGACTTTTTAACTTCTACAGCAAGCTTAAACATTCAAAAGACGCAAAAGCACTTAAAAAAAGAATCTCTATATTGGAATCAGATTTGAAAAATTGCAGATCAGATAGCGAGTCGATAGCTGCAGACTGCTTGCATGAAGAAGAATCTTCAGAGGAATCCATTAAAAACAATCAAGATGATACTGACAACGGCGAAGAGATAAATTGA
- the recJ gene encoding single-stranded-DNA-specific exonuclease RecJ, producing the protein MKKWILKNKKGNIDNMAADLHKSKAFCNLLINRGFDTVESASEFLYPNKNMQKPPLLMKDMEKACDLLQDKILKKKMIRIVGDYDVDGISSSYILVNGILEFGGIVDWDIPDRVNDGYGLNNRIVEGCISDGIDTIITCDNGINAFESVNLARENGISVIITDHHETIESGEVPQCEAVLNPKQKDCSYPFKSLCGAGVAYKLVEELGKRHGASQEDLEKYLQFVALATVCDIVDLQGENRFLVKKGLEILEKTSNPGLAALIEVNGLNEKKLSSYDLGFLLGPCLNAAGRLDTAKSAIKLFNSKNLDEGRKIASKLKLLNEDRKIKTEEGVLKAVDEINANLREDKVLVVYQPELHESIAGIVAGRVKEKFHLPTLVLADGEEGVKGSGRSIEAYNMFMEISKQRRLLEKFGGHPMAVGLAMKEENIQRLRESLNKEFPLGEEEILPEVKLDLFLPLRFANRGLVEEIELMQPFGKANPSPVFGDKALRFTKGRIVGSNKNVLLIELADDFLNSYKGVLFNYTNEFDIYVKDKFGESELEKFFNGGNSQIRLDIAYQANINIYNGNASLQFVIKDYK; encoded by the coding sequence ATGAAAAAATGGATACTTAAAAACAAAAAAGGAAATATTGACAATATGGCCGCAGACTTGCACAAGTCGAAGGCCTTTTGCAATTTATTGATCAACAGGGGTTTTGACACTGTGGAATCCGCATCAGAATTTCTATATCCGAATAAAAATATGCAAAAGCCTCCACTGTTGATGAAGGATATGGAAAAGGCCTGTGATCTGTTGCAAGATAAGATTTTAAAAAAGAAAATGATAAGAATTGTTGGAGACTATGATGTTGACGGAATTTCAAGCAGCTATATTTTAGTTAATGGAATATTGGAATTTGGTGGAATAGTAGACTGGGATATTCCAGACAGGGTAAATGACGGATACGGCCTAAATAACAGAATAGTTGAAGGCTGCATATCAGACGGCATAGATACCATAATAACCTGCGACAATGGGATAAACGCATTTGAAAGTGTAAATCTGGCGAGAGAAAATGGCATATCAGTAATAATAACAGACCATCATGAGACCATTGAATCAGGAGAAGTTCCCCAATGCGAAGCGGTTTTGAATCCAAAGCAAAAGGATTGTTCTTATCCCTTCAAGAGCCTTTGTGGAGCGGGAGTTGCATACAAATTGGTGGAGGAACTGGGTAAACGCCATGGTGCAAGCCAAGAGGATCTTGAAAAATATCTCCAATTTGTCGCCCTGGCGACAGTTTGTGATATAGTTGACCTCCAGGGAGAAAATAGGTTTCTAGTAAAAAAAGGGTTAGAGATATTGGAAAAAACCAGTAACCCGGGGCTGGCAGCACTAATAGAAGTAAATGGCTTGAATGAAAAAAAACTCTCTTCTTATGATTTGGGGTTTTTGCTAGGTCCCTGTCTAAATGCTGCGGGACGTCTTGATACTGCAAAATCTGCGATAAAACTTTTTAATTCAAAAAACTTGGATGAGGGCAGAAAAATTGCATCCAAGTTGAAATTGTTGAATGAAGATAGAAAGATAAAGACTGAAGAGGGCGTGTTAAAGGCTGTAGATGAGATAAATGCAAATCTTCGGGAAGATAAAGTCTTGGTGGTTTATCAACCGGAGCTGCACGAAAGCATTGCCGGAATAGTTGCAGGAAGGGTCAAGGAGAAATTTCACCTTCCGACACTGGTGCTCGCTGACGGAGAAGAAGGAGTAAAAGGATCCGGAAGATCCATAGAAGCTTACAACATGTTCATGGAAATTTCAAAGCAGCGCAGGCTGTTGGAAAAGTTCGGCGGACATCCAATGGCTGTGGGATTGGCGATGAAAGAAGAGAACATTCAAAGGCTAAGGGAATCTTTAAATAAAGAATTTCCACTAGGAGAAGAGGAAATTCTACCGGAGGTAAAACTAGATCTTTTTCTTCCATTGCGATTTGCAAATAGAGGTCTGGTGGAAGAAATAGAGCTAATGCAGCCCTTTGGCAAAGCAAACCCCTCTCCGGTGTTTGGAGATAAAGCTCTCAGATTCACTAAGGGCAGAATAGTAGGGTCGAATAAAAATGTTCTGCTTATTGAATTGGCAGATGATTTTTTAAATAGTTACAAAGGTGTTTTATTCAATTATACAAATGAATTTGATATATACGTAAAAGATAAATTCGGTGAATCAGAACTTGAAAAATTCTTCAATGGGGGTAATTCGCAAATAAGGCTGGATATTGCATATCAGGCGAATATAAACATATACAATGGGAATGCAAGCCTTCAATTCGTAATAAAGGATTATAAATAA